Proteins from one Salaquimonas pukyongi genomic window:
- the pcaG gene encoding protocatechuate 3,4-dioxygenase subunit alpha, which yields MARKKESPSQTAGPYVHIGLTPGAVGIRGIYAQDLGKETGADAITLTGTVFDGAGEPVRDCLIEFTQADEKGRTKLAKVGRKTGKFTGFARVPVDLKTGKFRLKTAKPGAIKDIDGTLHAPHITAWIVARGINIGLHTRIYFADEAEANAADPVLSRVPKSRRATLIADKTGKSRYCIDIRLQGEDETVFFDV from the coding sequence ATGGCAAGAAAAAAGGAAAGCCCCTCCCAGACCGCCGGACCCTATGTTCACATCGGGCTTACGCCGGGCGCGGTCGGCATTCGGGGCATCTATGCGCAGGACCTGGGCAAGGAAACCGGGGCGGACGCGATTACCCTGACTGGAACCGTCTTTGACGGGGCCGGTGAACCCGTGCGCGATTGTCTGATCGAATTTACCCAGGCCGATGAAAAGGGCCGCACGAAGCTGGCAAAGGTAGGAAGGAAAACCGGTAAGTTCACCGGTTTTGCCCGCGTGCCGGTTGATCTGAAAACCGGGAAGTTCCGGTTGAAAACGGCAAAACCCGGTGCCATCAAGGACATTGATGGCACCCTTCATGCGCCCCACATCACCGCATGGATTGTTGCCCGCGGCATCAATATCGGCCTGCACACCCGGATTTACTTTGCCGATGAAGCCGAAGCCAATGCCGCCGATCCGGTGCTCTCCCGCGTGCCGAAATCACGGCGTGCTACGCTGATCGCCGATAAGACCGGCAAGAGCCGCTACTGCATTGACATCCGCTTGCAGGGGGAGGATGAAACCGTGTTTTTCGACGTCTAG
- a CDS encoding 3-keto-5-aminohexanoate cleavage protein: MSKPCIICVAITGSVPRKEDNPAVPITISEQVESTHAAFEAGASIAHCHVRLEDGTPTSDPERFARLKEQLEQHCPGMIIQFSTGGRSGAGAERGGMLPLRPDMASLTVGSNNFPTRVYENPPDLVDWLAEEMRKHDIKPEIEAFDLSHIHQAVAMNRDGRIAGKLYIQFVMGVKNAMPADKDVFDYYVKTVNRLAPEAEWCAAGIGRHQIDVNEWCIAAGGHTRTGLEDNVRLDRNTLAPSNAALVARTVALCEKYGRPVATSQEARRILELRPAA, encoded by the coding sequence ATGTCAAAACCCTGCATCATCTGTGTCGCCATTACCGGTTCGGTTCCCCGCAAGGAGGACAATCCCGCTGTTCCGATCACCATTTCAGAACAGGTCGAATCGACCCATGCGGCCTTCGAGGCTGGCGCCTCGATTGCCCATTGCCATGTGCGCCTTGAAGACGGTACCCCCACTTCCGATCCCGAGCGCTTTGCCAGGCTGAAAGAGCAGCTCGAACAACACTGCCCCGGCATGATCATCCAGTTTTCCACCGGTGGCCGGTCGGGCGCGGGTGCCGAGCGCGGGGGCATGCTGCCGCTCAGGCCGGACATGGCCTCGCTTACCGTCGGTTCGAACAACTTCCCCACCCGTGTCTATGAAAACCCGCCGGACCTCGTTGACTGGCTCGCCGAAGAAATGCGCAAGCATGACATAAAGCCTGAGATCGAGGCATTCGATCTTTCCCATATTCATCAGGCTGTCGCCATGAACCGTGACGGACGGATTGCCGGCAAGCTCTACATCCAGTTTGTCATGGGAGTAAAAAACGCCATGCCCGCCGACAAGGATGTCTTTGATTACTATGTGAAGACCGTGAACCGGCTGGCGCCCGAAGCTGAATGGTGTGCTGCCGGCATCGGCCGCCACCAGATCGATGTCAATGAATGGTGCATTGCAGCCGGCGGCCACACCCGCACCGGCCTGGAAGATAATGTCCGCCTCGACCGTAACACCCTGGCACCCTCCAATGCCGCGCTGGTGGCGCGTACCGTCGCGCTGTGCGAGAAGTATGGCCGGCCCGTGGCAACGTCCCAGGAGGCACGCCGCATCCTTGAACTGCGCCCCGCGGCCTGA
- the pcaF gene encoding 3-oxoadipyl-CoA thiolase, whose protein sequence is MTEAFICDYIRTPIGRFGGALAHIRTDDLGAVPLAALMARNAKVDWDAVDDLHYGCANQAGEDNRNVGRMAALLAGLPQTVPANTINRLCGSGMDAVIAAARAIKADEAELVIAGGVESMTRAPFVMPKAAAAFSRDNAVYDTTIGWRFINPVLKAQYGVDSMPETAENVAGDFDISREDQDAFALRSQQRAASAIASGRLAKEITPVTINGRKGDTVVDTDEHPRETTLEKLASLKAPFREGGSVTAGNASGVNDGAAALIVASEAAAKKHGLTPIARVLGGAAAGLAPRIMGFGPALATKKLCGRLGITPQDFDVIELNEAFASQGLATLRDLSIADDASHANPNGGAIALGHPLGMSGARITGTAALELQQNGGKLALATMCIGVGQGIAVAIERV, encoded by the coding sequence ATGACCGAAGCCTTTATCTGCGATTACATCCGGACCCCCATTGGCCGGTTTGGCGGCGCGCTGGCGCATATCCGCACCGACGATCTGGGAGCCGTACCGCTTGCAGCACTGATGGCACGCAATGCAAAGGTGGATTGGGACGCGGTGGACGACCTTCATTATGGCTGCGCCAATCAGGCCGGTGAGGACAACCGCAATGTCGGCAGGATGGCGGCGCTTCTGGCCGGCCTGCCGCAAACCGTTCCCGCCAATACCATCAACCGGCTGTGCGGTTCCGGCATGGATGCGGTCATCGCCGCTGCCCGCGCCATCAAGGCGGATGAAGCAGAACTCGTGATCGCCGGCGGTGTCGAGAGCATGACCCGGGCACCCTTTGTGATGCCCAAGGCTGCAGCCGCCTTTTCCCGCGACAACGCGGTCTACGACACCACCATCGGATGGCGCTTCATCAATCCGGTGCTGAAGGCACAATATGGCGTCGATTCCATGCCTGAGACGGCCGAAAACGTCGCCGGGGATTTTGATATCTCCCGTGAGGATCAGGACGCCTTTGCCCTGCGCTCCCAGCAAAGGGCTGCTTCAGCCATCGCATCAGGCAGGCTGGCGAAGGAGATCACCCCGGTTACCATCAACGGCCGCAAGGGCGATACGGTCGTAGATACCGACGAACACCCGCGCGAAACCACCCTGGAAAAACTTGCCTCCCTGAAGGCGCCTTTCCGGGAAGGCGGCAGCGTGACGGCAGGCAATGCTTCGGGCGTCAACGATGGCGCGGCGGCGTTGATCGTGGCATCGGAGGCAGCAGCCAAAAAGCACGGCCTGACGCCCATTGCCCGGGTGCTGGGTGGAGCTGCCGCCGGACTGGCACCGCGCATCATGGGCTTTGGTCCTGCGCTGGCGACGAAGAAACTCTGCGGGCGCCTTGGCATTACGCCACAGGATTTTGACGTTATTGAACTCAACGAGGCTTTCGCTTCCCAGGGGTTGGCGACCTTGCGCGATCTTTCCATTGCCGACGATGCTTCCCATGCAAATCCCAATGGCGGCGCCATCGCGCTTGGCCATCCACTGGGCATGTCGGGCGCACGCATTACCGGAACGGCAGCGCTGGAACTCCAGCAGAACGGTGGAAAGCTGGCGCTTGCCACCATGTGCATCGGCGTGGGGCAGGGGATTGCCGTCGCCATCGAACGGGTTTGA
- a CDS encoding DUF2147 domain-containing protein, which yields MKKFLVGGALMLALSVSSVAAYAAEPIEGNWLRPSTGTLIKYSKRGGQFCGTVQSGEHKGKSIGCMTGSGADYKGKVIALDEGKTYSGKAKINGNTMKLSGCVLGGMICKGENWKRQ from the coding sequence ATGAAAAAGTTTCTTGTTGGCGGCGCCTTGATGCTTGCGCTGTCCGTTTCTTCAGTTGCTGCGTATGCTGCTGAGCCGATCGAAGGCAACTGGCTGCGGCCGTCCACTGGCACGCTGATAAAATATTCCAAACGGGGCGGGCAGTTCTGTGGCACTGTTCAAAGCGGTGAACACAAGGGCAAGTCGATTGGCTGCATGACGGGTTCGGGTGCCGATTACAAGGGCAAGGTCATCGCGCTTGACGAAGGCAAAACCTATAGCGGCAAAGCCAAGATCAACGGCAATACGATGAAGCTTTCGGGCTGCGTTCTTGGCGGCATGATCTGCAAGGGCGAGAACTGGAAGCGCCAGTAG
- the pcaC gene encoding 4-carboxymuconolactone decarboxylase, translating into MSGKTPPSRRYEEGIAVRRSVLGGDHVDRSTAAMTAFDEPFQTFITEGAWGSVWSGGHLSKRERSMITIALLAALGHDEEVAMHVRASANTGATREDIREALMHVAVYAGVPAANRAFKIAKQVFAQSEKDKDNGEGN; encoded by the coding sequence TTGAGCGGCAAAACCCCACCCTCCAGGCGCTATGAGGAAGGCATTGCGGTGCGCCGTTCGGTTCTGGGCGGCGATCATGTGGACCGCAGCACGGCAGCGATGACGGCGTTCGACGAACCTTTCCAGACCTTCATTACTGAAGGCGCCTGGGGTTCGGTTTGGTCCGGGGGTCATCTGAGCAAACGCGAGCGCTCCATGATTACCATCGCGCTTCTGGCAGCACTCGGGCACGACGAGGAAGTTGCCATGCATGTGCGCGCTAGCGCCAATACAGGCGCTACCAGGGAAGACATCCGCGAGGCCCTGATGCATGTGGCGGTGTATGCTGGCGTTCCTGCCGCCAACCGGGCTTTCAAAATTGCCAAACAGGTGTTTGCCCAATCGGAGAAGGACAAGGATAATGGCGAAGGCAACTAG
- a CDS encoding sel1 repeat family protein: protein MAYFDAGTTSFDDIAATGNAETLFELGLMYATGRNGETDVIAAHKWLNIAAFRGIDAAKHHREALAAEMSREEIAQAQREARDWITRH, encoded by the coding sequence ATGGCCTATTTTGATGCCGGAACCACAAGTTTTGACGATATTGCCGCTACCGGCAATGCCGAGACACTGTTTGAGCTTGGTCTGATGTATGCCACCGGGCGCAACGGCGAGACCGATGTCATTGCCGCGCACAAATGGCTCAACATTGCCGCTTTCCGCGGTATTGACGCGGCCAAGCATCATCGTGAGGCGCTGGCGGCGGAAATGAGCCGTGAGGAAATCGCCCAGGCCCAGCGCGAAGCCCGTGACTGGATTACCCGCCACTAG
- a CDS encoding AMP nucleosidase: MESISHPNRSDLPIQTPDYPEARTTSDAGEAVAELQSLYALSTEFLRKHFEQALKGEPPTHRFRAFYPEIHFSTTSHAKIDSRLAYGHVAGPGDYFTTVTRPDLFKHYLEKQIALLLENHGVPVTIGISAVPMPLHFAIGEGTHVDGSIHSRLERPLRDIFDAPDLTTTDDRIVNGQFDDTPGTPQPLAPFTATRIDYSLHRLAHYTATSPTHFQNYMLFTNYQFYMDEFVHFAHRMLDDPDSGYTELVEPGNVIVRGSKVEPEGVYPARLPQMPAYHLKRKGRSGITMINIGIGPSNAKTITDHVAVLRPHTWLMLGHCAGLRNTQSLGDYVLAHAYVREDNVLNEDLPVWVPIPALAEVQIALESAVAEVTGLSGYELKMIMRTGTVATIDNRNWELRDQQGPVQRLSQSRAIGLDMESATIAANGFRFRVPYGTLLCISDKPLHGELKLPGMATEFYNRQVAQHLTIGIRAMEKLREMPAERLHSRKLRAFNETAFQ; this comes from the coding sequence ATGGAATCGATCAGCCATCCAAACCGCTCCGACCTGCCCATTCAAACTCCGGACTATCCGGAAGCCAGAACGACTTCCGATGCCGGGGAAGCCGTCGCGGAACTGCAGTCGCTCTATGCCCTTTCGACCGAGTTCCTGCGCAAACATTTCGAACAGGCACTGAAAGGCGAACCGCCGACGCACCGTTTTCGCGCGTTCTATCCTGAAATCCACTTTTCCACGACCAGTCACGCCAAGATCGACTCGCGGCTGGCCTATGGTCATGTGGCGGGTCCAGGAGACTATTTCACCACGGTAACGCGGCCCGATCTCTTCAAGCATTATCTGGAAAAACAGATTGCACTGCTTTTGGAAAATCACGGCGTTCCGGTCACCATCGGCATATCGGCGGTTCCCATGCCGCTGCATTTTGCCATCGGCGAAGGAACCCATGTTGACGGCTCGATCCATTCGCGGCTTGAACGGCCACTGCGCGATATCTTCGACGCGCCGGACCTGACCACAACCGATGACCGCATCGTCAACGGCCAGTTCGATGACACGCCCGGCACGCCGCAGCCCCTGGCACCGTTTACTGCAACGCGGATCGACTACTCCCTGCACCGCCTGGCGCATTACACCGCCACCAGCCCGACCCATTTCCAGAACTACATGCTGTTTACCAACTACCAGTTCTACATGGACGAGTTCGTGCACTTCGCCCACCGGATGCTGGATGATCCCGACAGCGGCTATACCGAACTTGTGGAACCGGGCAACGTGATCGTGCGCGGATCGAAGGTTGAGCCGGAAGGGGTATATCCTGCCCGTCTTCCGCAAATGCCGGCCTATCATCTCAAGCGCAAGGGCCGCTCCGGCATCACCATGATCAACATCGGCATTGGCCCGTCCAACGCCAAGACGATTACCGACCATGTGGCGGTGTTGAGGCCCCATACCTGGCTCATGCTCGGCCACTGCGCCGGCCTGCGCAACACCCAGTCGCTTGGCGACTATGTGCTGGCTCATGCCTATGTGCGCGAAGACAACGTGCTCAATGAGGATTTGCCGGTCTGGGTACCGATCCCGGCCCTGGCGGAAGTGCAGATTGCGCTTGAAAGTGCCGTTGCGGAGGTGACCGGTCTTTCAGGCTATGAACTGAAAATGATCATGCGTACCGGCACGGTCGCCACCATCGACAACCGCAATTGGGAATTGCGCGACCAGCAGGGGCCGGTGCAGCGCCTTTCCCAGTCGCGGGCGATCGGGCTCGACATGGAATCGGCGACGATAGCCGCAAACGGGTTCCGCTTCCGTGTTCCCTATGGAACGCTGCTTTGCATTTCCGACAAGCCGCTGCATGGCGAGCTGAAATTGCCGGGCATGGCGACCGAGTTCTACAACCGGCAGGTCGCCCAGCATCTTACCATCGGCATCAGGGCCATGGAGAAACTGCGCGAGATGCCGGCCGAAAGGCTGCATTCCAGAAAGCTGCGGGCCTTCAACGAGACGGCGTTTCAGTAG
- the pcaD gene encoding 3-oxoadipate enol-lactonase, whose product MQFAELNGVTLHYQTIGAAKDKPLIVFINSLGTDFRIWRDVIVELAGNAAILTYDKRGHGLSSLGSPPYSMGDHVEDLIALLDYLAVKPAVLCGVSVGGMIAQGVYAKRPDLVASMILCDTGHKIGTKEMWDERIKKVTEDGIAVLAEPILERWFTADFRKSRTGELEGYRNMLTRQPAEGYAGTCVAIRDADFTQDAANIAVPALCVVGAEDGATPPALVEELAGLIPDAGFEVIGEAGHLPSIDQPKKLAGLIKGFLTANAAAQAEGDGGSLH is encoded by the coding sequence ATGCAATTTGCCGAACTGAACGGGGTTACGCTGCACTATCAGACAATCGGTGCAGCAAAGGACAAGCCGCTGATTGTGTTCATCAACTCGCTGGGCACCGATTTCCGCATATGGCGCGATGTCATCGTCGAATTGGCCGGGAATGCGGCCATTCTGACCTATGACAAGCGCGGCCACGGCCTTTCTTCCCTCGGCTCACCGCCCTATTCGATGGGCGATCACGTCGAGGACCTGATTGCCCTGCTCGATTATCTTGCCGTCAAGCCGGCGGTTTTGTGCGGCGTGTCGGTTGGCGGCATGATTGCCCAGGGCGTTTATGCCAAGCGGCCGGACCTCGTTGCCTCCATGATTTTGTGCGATACCGGCCACAAGATCGGCACGAAAGAAATGTGGGACGAGCGCATCAAAAAGGTCACAGAAGATGGCATCGCAGTGCTGGCAGAGCCCATTCTCGAGCGCTGGTTTACCGCGGATTTCCGGAAAAGCCGAACCGGTGAACTGGAGGGTTACCGCAACATGCTGACCCGCCAGCCCGCTGAGGGCTATGCGGGGACCTGTGTCGCCATCCGCGATGCCGATTTCACCCAGGACGCGGCCAATATCGCCGTGCCTGCCCTGTGCGTTGTCGGGGCAGAAGACGGTGCAACACCGCCGGCGCTCGTTGAAGAGCTGGCGGGCCTGATCCCCGATGCAGGGTTTGAGGTGATCGGGGAAGCTGGCCATCTGCCATCGATTGATCAACCGAAAAAGCTTGCAGGCCTGATCAAGGGATTTTTGACGGCAAACGCGGCAGCACAGGCAGAAGGTGATGGAGGGTCTTTGCATTGA
- a CDS encoding NAD(P)-dependent oxidoreductase yields the protein MRFFPLFVDLKGQTVVVSGAGEHAAAKIRLLLKTDAHIRVFGTEPCAAVLQWHEEGHLILAERPLQWDDVAGARLVYGANGEPALDAQAAELGRWAGALTNVVDDLEHSEFLTPAIVDRDPVTVAIGTEGTAPVLARKIKSDLEEMLPADTGRLARIAQSFRAAVARLKQGRDRRELWTRFFFRDGPAAFASGGAAAAVGKLHALLAGISAGGLQAGRVTFISAAQDDPDLLTLKARKVLQHADAVVFDGGVPGSILELARREAVFVERRDDNENGIPADIAQTAAGGGTVVHLARDAIADVHTFAREITALDAAGIAWEILPGVTAPVVSSSGIARFAAAGQNLQQHNTVLKTGAPHTNARRSGTQTSRTEAA from the coding sequence ATGCGGTTCTTTCCTCTCTTTGTCGATCTCAAGGGCCAGACAGTGGTCGTTTCCGGTGCTGGCGAACATGCGGCGGCAAAAATCCGCCTGCTGTTGAAGACGGACGCCCATATCAGGGTTTTCGGAACTGAGCCCTGCGCGGCGGTTTTGCAATGGCATGAAGAGGGCCACCTCATCCTTGCAGAGCGCCCCCTGCAATGGGACGATGTTGCCGGAGCGCGGCTCGTCTATGGCGCCAATGGCGAACCTGCACTCGATGCACAGGCGGCGGAACTTGGACGCTGGGCAGGCGCGCTGACCAATGTTGTCGATGATCTTGAGCACAGCGAGTTTCTAACGCCCGCAATAGTAGACCGCGATCCCGTCACTGTCGCCATCGGCACGGAGGGGACAGCGCCTGTTCTCGCCCGCAAGATCAAGAGTGATCTGGAAGAGATGCTTCCTGCCGATACCGGCAGGCTTGCCCGCATCGCCCAGTCCTTCCGCGCGGCTGTTGCCAGGCTGAAACAGGGCCGTGACCGGCGCGAACTGTGGACCCGTTTCTTTTTTCGCGATGGACCCGCAGCTTTCGCATCGGGCGGTGCTGCCGCTGCGGTCGGAAAGCTCCACGCATTGCTTGCGGGAATTTCGGCCGGCGGGCTTCAGGCTGGCCGCGTTACTTTCATCAGCGCTGCCCAGGACGATCCCGATCTGTTGACGCTGAAGGCGCGCAAGGTGCTGCAGCATGCCGATGCGGTGGTCTTTGATGGTGGCGTTCCAGGTTCCATCCTGGAGCTTGCCCGGCGGGAAGCGGTTTTCGTGGAACGGCGTGACGACAACGAAAACGGCATTCCAGCCGATATCGCGCAGACCGCTGCCGGTGGCGGCACCGTTGTTCACCTTGCAAGGGATGCAATCGCAGACGTTCACACATTTGCCCGTGAAATTACTGCCCTTGATGCTGCCGGCATCGCGTGGGAAATCCTTCCCGGTGTGACAGCGCCAGTTGTTTCTTCTTCCGGCATCGCCCGGTTTGCCGCAGCAGGGCAAAACCTGCAGCAGCACAATACCGTCCTGAAGACCGGCGCTCCGCATACCAATGCCCGGCGGTCTGGCACCCAAACCTCCCGCACGGAGGCAGCGTAA
- a CDS encoding Fe(3+) ABC transporter substrate-binding protein yields MIKKLSAALAGCTMFASALAATPALAEGEVNIYSYRQPELIQPLLDAFKAETGISANVIFLNKGLVERIATEGENSPADVILTVDIGRLQGAEDAGVTAPLESEAINANIPAQYRDPDNNWFGVTTRGRVVYASSERFAQDAITYEELADPKWKGKICTRDGQHAYNIGLFASMIAHHGAQETEAWLAGLKENLARKPNGNDRAQAKAIFAGECDLAIGNSYYVGLMQTNEKEPEQKEWAKAIKVLFPNSQDRGTHVNISGMALAKHAPNKENAVKLMEFLASPKAQEIYAEQVFEYPVAPGASASEIVKGFGEIKPDTLPLAKIAENRKLASELVDRVGYNNGPTN; encoded by the coding sequence ATGATCAAGAAACTCAGCGCAGCCCTTGCCGGCTGCACCATGTTCGCTTCTGCTCTTGCCGCAACGCCGGCGCTCGCCGAAGGCGAAGTCAACATCTATTCCTACCGCCAGCCCGAACTGATCCAGCCGCTGCTGGATGCCTTCAAGGCAGAGACCGGCATTTCGGCAAATGTCATTTTCCTCAACAAGGGTCTGGTGGAGCGCATCGCCACCGAGGGAGAGAATTCGCCTGCCGACGTGATCCTGACGGTCGATATCGGCCGCCTTCAGGGCGCGGAAGATGCGGGCGTCACCGCACCGCTCGAAAGCGAGGCGATTAACGCCAACATTCCCGCCCAGTACCGCGATCCCGACAACAACTGGTTTGGGGTGACAACCCGCGGTCGCGTTGTTTACGCCTCCTCCGAGCGTTTTGCCCAGGATGCGATCACCTATGAGGAACTCGCCGATCCCAAATGGAAGGGCAAGATTTGCACCCGTGACGGCCAGCACGCCTACAACATCGGCCTGTTTGCTTCCATGATCGCCCATCACGGTGCACAGGAGACGGAAGCCTGGCTGGCCGGCCTTAAGGAGAACCTTGCCCGCAAGCCGAACGGCAATGACCGCGCCCAGGCAAAGGCGATCTTTGCAGGCGAATGCGATCTTGCCATCGGAAACTCCTACTATGTCGGTCTGATGCAGACCAATGAAAAGGAGCCTGAGCAAAAGGAATGGGCAAAGGCCATCAAGGTCCTGTTTCCCAATTCCCAGGACCGCGGCACCCATGTGAACATTTCCGGCATGGCACTGGCAAAACATGCGCCGAACAAGGAAAACGCCGTCAAGCTGATGGAATTTCTGGCCAGCCCGAAGGCACAGGAAATCTATGCCGAGCAGGTGTTCGAATATCCGGTGGCTCCCGGTGCCAGCGCGTCTGAAATCGTCAAGGGCTTTGGCGAGATCAAGCCGGATACCCTGCCGCTGGCGAAAATCGCCGAAAACCGCAAGCTTGCTTCCGAACTGGTGGACCGGGTGGGCTACAATAACGGGCCGACGAACTAG
- a CDS encoding 3-carboxy-cis,cis-muconate cycloisomerase yields MSFTPFNAPLLGELLGDRDAAAFFSVKADLDGMIRFEAALAKAEAAHDVIPKDAARAIADALEGFEPDVRAIGAATARDGVTVPELVRQMRRAIGEPHSAHLHFGATSQDLVDTSLVLRIKELSNLLDSRLLQVESQLERLETAFGGNGLMARTRMQAAIPITVADRIAAWRSPFEDHRSQLAQLKPRLLCLQFGGAAGTLDRLGDKAEPVAGELAGLLGLKTPRRNWHTNRSAIAGYANWLSLVTGSLGKIGQDMALMAQNGIDEVALSGTGRSSAMPHKQNPVQAESLITLARFNAVLLSGMHQAMVHEQERSGAAWALEWMLLPQMCVATAAATRNAVLLLESVERMGSPER; encoded by the coding sequence ATGTCGTTTACGCCCTTTAACGCACCACTGCTGGGTGAACTGCTGGGCGACAGGGATGCTGCAGCATTCTTCTCGGTAAAGGCCGATCTTGATGGCATGATCCGTTTTGAAGCGGCGCTCGCCAAGGCCGAAGCTGCCCATGATGTCATTCCGAAGGATGCCGCCCGCGCAATCGCCGATGCCCTGGAGGGATTTGAACCCGATGTGCGGGCAATCGGCGCAGCAACCGCCCGCGACGGTGTTACGGTTCCCGAACTGGTGCGCCAGATGCGCCGCGCCATTGGCGAACCGCACAGCGCCCATCTTCACTTCGGCGCCACCAGCCAGGATCTGGTCGATACAAGTTTGGTATTGAGAATCAAGGAGTTGTCTAATCTCCTGGACTCAAGATTGCTTCAGGTTGAATCGCAACTTGAACGGCTCGAAACGGCATTTGGCGGCAATGGTTTGATGGCGCGCACCCGCATGCAGGCAGCCATTCCCATCACCGTGGCGGACCGGATCGCCGCCTGGCGCAGCCCGTTTGAAGACCACCGGTCCCAACTGGCGCAGTTAAAACCGCGTCTGCTTTGCCTGCAATTCGGCGGGGCGGCGGGAACCCTCGACAGGCTGGGAGACAAGGCAGAACCGGTAGCAGGGGAACTTGCCGGCCTGCTGGGTCTTAAAACGCCGCGGCGCAACTGGCATACCAACCGATCCGCGATTGCCGGCTACGCAAACTGGTTGTCGCTGGTCACCGGCAGCCTCGGCAAGATTGGCCAGGACATGGCGCTGATGGCGCAGAACGGCATCGATGAAGTCGCGCTTTCTGGAACCGGCAGGTCGTCAGCCATGCCCCACAAGCAGAACCCGGTGCAGGCGGAAAGCCTGATAACGCTCGCCCGCTTCAATGCGGTCCTGCTTTCCGGCATGCATCAGGCAATGGTGCACGAGCAGGAACGTTCGGGCGCTGCCTGGGCACTGGAATGGATGCTGCTGCCGCAAATGTGCGTCGCAACTGCTGCCGCTACCCGCAACGCGGTCTTGTTGCTGGAAAGCGTCGAGCGCATGGGAAGTCCCGAGCGGTAA
- the pcaH gene encoding protocatechuate 3,4-dioxygenase subunit beta, which produces MAKATSKAGASARPGAVFPLRDRKWHPKPRDAGYRSSILRSPKKKLVIIPQTASELTGPVFGHDLIGNKDTDLITNFARSGKSAIGERIIVHGRVLDEQGRGVPDCLVEIWQANAGGRYRHVNESYIAPLDPDFGGCGRTLTAKDGSYRFTTIRPGPYPWPNGPNDWRPAHIHFSLFGQAFTQRLITQMYFEGDPLIPRCPIVRTIKDPKAIGQLVAKLDMDGAKPMDSLAYRFDIILRGARSTLFENRLEGN; this is translated from the coding sequence ATGGCGAAGGCAACTAGCAAAGCCGGTGCTTCGGCCCGGCCCGGTGCGGTATTCCCGCTTCGCGACCGCAAATGGCATCCAAAACCGCGCGATGCAGGCTATCGCTCCAGCATCCTGCGCTCGCCGAAGAAAAAACTGGTGATAATCCCGCAGACGGCATCAGAGCTTACCGGCCCGGTATTCGGCCATGACCTCATCGGCAACAAGGACACAGACCTCATCACCAATTTTGCCCGCTCGGGAAAATCGGCCATCGGGGAGCGTATCATCGTCCATGGCCGGGTGCTCGACGAACAGGGCAGGGGCGTACCCGATTGCCTGGTGGAAATCTGGCAGGCCAATGCGGGCGGGCGCTACCGCCATGTCAATGAATCCTATATCGCTCCGCTCGATCCCGATTTCGGCGGCTGCGGGCGAACGCTGACGGCAAAGGACGGCAGCTACCGCTTCACCACAATCCGGCCCGGCCCCTATCCCTGGCCGAACGGCCCCAATGACTGGCGTCCCGCGCACATCCATTTCTCGCTGTTCGGCCAGGCCTTTACCCAGCGCCTGATTACCCAGATGTATTTCGAGGGCGACCCGCTGATCCCGCGCTGTCCCATCGTGCGCACGATCAAGGATCCAAAGGCCATCGGTCAGCTTGTGGCAAAACTTGACATGGACGGGGCAAAGCCCATGGATTCGCTGGCCTACCGCTTTGACATCATATTGCGCGGCGCCCGTTCAACCCTGTTTGAAAACCGTCTTGAAGGGAATTGA
- a CDS encoding DUF2849 domain-containing protein produces MAREFKPQIVTANDLLLGDVIYLTKAGNWSRRHEDAHVAVSADQAQTMLAHASARQDEIVGAYLAEVTLDDSGTPHPVHFREAFRTRGPSNYFHGKQAEV; encoded by the coding sequence ATGGCCCGTGAGTTCAAACCGCAAATCGTGACCGCCAATGATCTGCTGCTGGGCGATGTGATTTATCTGACCAAGGCGGGCAACTGGTCCCGCCGCCATGAAGATGCCCATGTCGCCGTTTCCGCAGACCAGGCCCAGACCATGCTCGCCCATGCCAGTGCGCGGCAGGACGAGATCGTCGGCGCCTATCTTGCTGAAGTAACGCTGGACGATAGCGGCACCCCCCATCCGGTGCATTTCCGCGAAGCGTTTCGCACCCGCGGACCCTCCAACTATTTTCACGGCAAACAGGCTGAAGTCTGA